A single genomic interval of Anopheles marshallii chromosome 2, idAnoMarsDA_429_01, whole genome shotgun sequence harbors:
- the LOC128710394 gene encoding 39S ribosomal protein L43, mitochondrial, producing the protein MSNSHLFLKSGFPRAPLQNGIGRYVCQLQRITLKYCKTSGSSKGMREFLEQELVDFSRSNPGVVVYVKPRRHRTAVMSAEFLNGERTWINCRNNTREEISKWIQVLKQSNGRAEEMRLRKHWHTEVPSVQGAWTPFTHRHPSTNVTDFPSKKLSQLKEDVPSATEKLLELYLAKRNTTSQDGPQETK; encoded by the coding sequence ATGTCCAATTCGCATTTGTTTCTCAAATCTGGTTTCCCGCGAGCCCCACTACAGAATGGAATCGGTCGTTACGTGTGCCAACTGCAGCGTATCACCCTGAAGTACTGTAAAACCAGCGGGTCCAGCAAGGGAATGCGCGAGTTCCTCGAACAGGAACTGGTCGATTTCAGCCGGTCCAATCCGGGTGTGGTGGTGTACGTAAAGCCCCGGCGCCACCGAACGGCCGTAATGTCGGCTGAATTTTTAAACGGAGAGCGAACGTGGATAAACTGTCGCAACAATACGCGCGAGGAAATCTCCAAATGGATCCAGGTGCTGAAACAGTCGAACGGTCGGGCGGAGGAAATGCGCTTACGTAAACACTGGCACACGGAAGTGCCGAGTGTACAGGGTGCCTGGACACCGTTCACCCATCGTCATCCATCGACAAATGTAACCGATTTCCCTTCCAAAAAATTGTCCCAGCTAAAGGAAGACGTACCCAGTGCCACCGAAAAGCTGCTCGAGCTGTATCTGGCGAAACGGAATACAACGTCCCAGGACGGGCCACAAGAAACTAAATAA
- the LOC128710393 gene encoding tRNA (cytosine(38)-C(5))-methyltransferase, protein MESTQEIPHRVLELFSGIGGMRMALEHTGKAFTIECAIDVNPIANAVYSHNFGDKIVRNGNILSLNAEKISKLNVNTILMSPPCQPFTRNGKFNDINDRRTDPFRHICDLLDKIPLVNFILMENVKGFEKSQACQMYKTRLEEAGFHYQEYIVSPHQLGVPNTRHRYYCVAKRKETDFKWKSEAIILQQQDTRSDEQINIGAIVEQHLEDSELYALKSAALLKHLPLMDVCTPESTNSMCFTKAYTHYAEGTGSVFCPLPKEEFDKIYSSAMNADDDDRKLALLQELRVRYFTPKEVARLMSFPNHFTFPDNVTNKQRYRTLGNSINVLVVGVLLQEL, encoded by the exons ATGGAGAGCACACAGGAAATTCCGCACAGAGTGTTAGAACTTTTCAGCGGCATCGGTGGAATGCGAATGGCGTTGGAGC ACACCGGCAAAGCCTTTACGATCGAATGTGCGATCGACGTGAATCCGATAGCGAACGCAGTTTACAGCCATAATTTCGGTGATAAAATTGTCCGCAATGGAAACATATTGAGCCTGAATGCAGAGAAAATTTCCAAGCTAAATGTTAACACAATCCTTATGTCGCCACCATGTCAACCTTTCACGAGGAATGGGAAATTCAACGACATTAACGATAGGCGTACGGATCCTTTTAGGCACATTTGCGATCTGCTTGACAAGATACCGTTGGTCAACTTTATTCTGATGGAAAATGTGAAGGGCTTTGAAAAATCTCAAGCATGCCAAATGTACAAAACCCGTTTGGAGGAGGCTGGCTTTCACTATCAAGAATATATTGTTTCACCCCATCAGTTGGGTGTGCCGAACACCAGGCACCGCTACTACTGTGTcgcaaaacgcaaagaaactGATTTTAAATGGAAAAGTGAGGCAATTATCCTCCAACAGCAGGATACTCGGAGCGATGAACAAATTAATATAGGAGCAATCGTGGAACAGCACTTAGAAGACTCGGAACTGTATGCGCTGAAAAGTGCAGCGTTATTAAAGCATCTCCCACTGATGGACGTTTGTACACCGGAGTCAACGAATTCGATGTGCTTCACGAAAGCATACACACATTACGCGGAAGGAACCGGTTCTGTATTTTGTCCCCTGCCGAAGGAAGAATTCGACAAGATTTACTCCAGCGCAATgaatgctgatgatgatgatcggaAGTTGGCTTTGTTGCAGGAACTACGGGTACGATATTTTACTCCAAAAGAAGTTGCTCGACTGATGAGTTTTCCGAACCATTTTACCTTCCCCGACAATGTAACCAATAAGCAACGTTATCGAACGCTGGGCAATAGTATAAACGTGCTTGTTGTCGGTGTATTGTTGCAGGAGTTGTAA